From the Rhodoferax mekongensis genome, one window contains:
- the traT gene encoding complement resistance protein TraT — protein MIRWILTLALLALLNGCASQPAVAQKSLQIGSATSRNLFVDSSQFANRTIKLRLRNSSGDPEFDVGRLRQSIESGLRSAGYEVSDQSFGIVMDVNAFQFRTAAVSNVSSSSGIGLLLGGVAGYEIAKRSGDVGTGSGAILGAVAGAAIEEIIRNHGTRATYLALCDVNIGIVRKESTKNDRFIIGGNKIERAKDEEREKDAYTGFATRDTVRVAVYAGDDSARAEQTTSAIVDRLGRVIANLL, from the coding sequence ATGATTCGCTGGATTCTGACATTGGCTCTCTTGGCGCTTTTAAACGGGTGTGCCTCTCAACCAGCTGTCGCACAGAAGTCTCTTCAGATTGGTAGTGCCACATCTCGCAATCTCTTCGTGGACTCATCCCAGTTCGCGAATCGGACCATCAAGCTGAGATTGCGAAACTCCTCAGGCGATCCAGAGTTTGATGTGGGACGTCTGCGTCAGTCTATTGAGTCGGGACTTCGTTCAGCAGGATATGAAGTCAGTGACCAAAGCTTCGGGATTGTCATGGACGTGAACGCATTCCAGTTCCGTACTGCAGCGGTCTCGAATGTGAGTAGCAGTAGTGGTATCGGTCTGTTACTGGGTGGCGTAGCAGGTTATGAAATTGCCAAGCGTTCCGGAGACGTCGGTACCGGTAGCGGCGCAATTCTTGGTGCTGTGGCAGGCGCTGCTATTGAGGAGATCATTCGCAATCACGGAACTCGAGCGACGTACTTAGCTTTATGCGACGTGAACATTGGTATCGTGCGAAAAGAGTCTACAAAAAATGACCGTTTCATAATCGGCGGGAACAAGATTGAACGTGCCAAAGATGAAGAACGGGAGAAAGACGCTTACACAGGGTTTGCGACGCGCGATACAGTAAGAGTCGCAGTCTACGCCGGTGATGATTCGGCTAGAGCTGAGCAAACGACGTCTGCAATTGTTGACAGATTGGGTCGAGTCATTGCTAATCTGCTCTAA
- a CDS encoding S1C family serine protease gives MININAFNGEGIAATAQSNKKASTEVFGRIASHFVLGLVITFTGVTSASAAGLEDVFKSIASGLPSNPFDLEGSAFNKLVDADELEKAQAFFSEKYSAYFDKRFNTEKKEVTPQLQKLGKWLMERDYRTKVTTSLARLVLINDLSSNTNESWKSATDAIGEAQKTAVEINANDLLRTSRVADEATDVITRELARVYDTVRKDRQKALASTFDEVMRTGQPVGSYPRSPFTSADYKVSSEFQAKVLAALNSLNSESQAELATTLKDVTAPETGRRVTRAAELKKRLAQLGSGPYPLEKLSELRGLVKDFGTESGLDTAVKIGFVDLTATSFKERNVFDFELTFEKDYGLLIADANESFLAKATSSGFDYIFVTDLSAAKILREFKNKREMPSRLQTGVRQEQNPEYVGVITEYQRAMSKMQAAKIESANNRSKPCYGNAFSCALLSAANGLSASAAESDFNKSAEVLARTPQTVTKPVYSKYSYQLVDISASKLARVDYYVIDVNRKKVYSNYFEVKDSEKFTVSYNVENEDPDAQSILSRNGREEDVTEWEKRPITVKLSALFDPANISQAPSKPFTSVEAFLKPLSNRQYASASPTYVNKTATKSDARTEAKAEIKDSATRGESGAIADERFDSILILKTPKAIGTGFYVTPDLILTAAHVVDGSSLVQMTYYDGTKSYGKVVDSDVRLDLALIKAQTVGKPLKMHAGPIRLGETAEAIGHPKGYEFTITRGVVSAIRKQPGAMLRAGPPIEFIQTDTPISPGNSGGPLFLKDAVIGVNDWVRVDKASQNLNFSVSYNEIREYLNRFEGKNK, from the coding sequence ATGATTAATATAAATGCCTTTAATGGCGAAGGGATTGCTGCGACTGCACAGTCCAACAAGAAGGCCAGTACCGAAGTTTTTGGCCGAATCGCTTCGCACTTCGTGCTTGGACTAGTAATCACGTTCACTGGTGTGACTAGTGCCTCAGCTGCTGGACTAGAAGATGTCTTTAAGTCCATTGCCAGTGGGCTACCTTCCAATCCTTTTGATTTAGAAGGTAGCGCGTTTAACAAACTTGTCGATGCCGATGAGCTTGAAAAGGCGCAGGCATTCTTTTCTGAGAAGTATTCAGCTTACTTCGATAAACGCTTTAATACAGAAAAGAAAGAGGTAACCCCACAACTTCAGAAGCTCGGAAAATGGTTGATGGAGCGCGACTATCGAACCAAAGTAACCACTTCGTTGGCTCGCTTGGTGCTGATTAATGACCTTTCAAGCAACACAAATGAAAGCTGGAAAAGTGCAACTGATGCAATCGGGGAGGCACAAAAGACAGCCGTTGAGATCAATGCCAATGACCTTCTTCGGACTAGTCGGGTTGCTGATGAGGCAACTGATGTCATTACGCGAGAGCTTGCTCGTGTCTATGACACGGTTCGTAAAGATCGCCAGAAAGCACTTGCCTCTACATTTGATGAGGTAATGCGAACCGGTCAGCCTGTGGGTTCATATCCTCGGAGTCCCTTCACAAGCGCTGACTACAAGGTGTCTTCGGAGTTTCAGGCAAAAGTACTCGCTGCATTGAATTCGCTGAATTCTGAATCTCAAGCGGAGCTGGCGACTACTCTGAAAGACGTGACTGCTCCAGAAACTGGACGGAGGGTCACGAGAGCCGCTGAACTAAAAAAGCGACTTGCGCAACTTGGCAGCGGCCCATACCCGCTTGAAAAACTCTCTGAGCTACGAGGATTGGTAAAGGACTTTGGGACTGAGTCCGGCTTGGATACCGCAGTAAAAATTGGGTTTGTTGATCTAACGGCAACAAGCTTTAAAGAGCGGAACGTTTTTGATTTCGAATTGACTTTCGAGAAGGACTACGGGCTCCTCATTGCTGATGCGAATGAGTCATTTCTGGCAAAGGCCACTTCGTCAGGCTTTGACTACATATTCGTTACAGACCTGTCCGCTGCGAAAATTCTTCGAGAGTTCAAGAACAAGCGAGAAATGCCAAGCCGCCTTCAAACAGGCGTGCGCCAAGAGCAGAACCCAGAGTATGTGGGTGTGATTACCGAATATCAGCGTGCAATGTCCAAGATGCAGGCTGCAAAAATTGAGAGCGCGAATAACCGAAGTAAGCCTTGTTACGGAAATGCATTTTCTTGTGCGTTGTTAAGTGCAGCAAATGGTCTATCCGCTAGTGCCGCTGAAAGCGACTTCAACAAGAGTGCGGAAGTCTTAGCGCGCACTCCCCAAACTGTTACCAAACCCGTTTACTCGAAGTACAGCTATCAACTTGTTGACATAAGTGCTTCCAAGTTGGCCAGGGTGGACTATTACGTCATTGATGTAAATCGGAAAAAAGTCTATTCGAACTATTTTGAAGTCAAAGACAGTGAGAAATTTACCGTTTCGTACAACGTAGAGAACGAGGATCCTGATGCTCAGAGTATTCTTAGCAGAAATGGGCGTGAGGAGGATGTGACCGAATGGGAAAAGCGGCCAATCACCGTCAAGTTGTCCGCTCTCTTTGATCCAGCCAACATCAGCCAAGCTCCTTCGAAGCCGTTTACCTCGGTAGAGGCGTTTCTCAAGCCCCTCTCCAACCGTCAGTACGCTAGTGCAAGCCCAACCTATGTGAATAAGACTGCTACCAAGTCTGACGCGAGGACAGAGGCGAAGGCTGAGATCAAAGATAGCGCTACTAGAGGTGAGTCTGGAGCCATTGCTGATGAACGCTTTGACAGCATTCTTATTCTGAAGACTCCCAAGGCAATTGGTACTGGTTTCTATGTGACACCGGACTTGATACTGACCGCAGCTCACGTTGTAGATGGGTCCAGCCTTGTGCAGATGACTTACTACGACGGTACCAAGTCCTATGGAAAGGTTGTCGACTCTGATGTACGACTAGATCTTGCTCTCATCAAAGCACAGACAGTTGGCAAACCCTTGAAGATGCATGCGGGTCCTATTCGACTTGGCGAGACTGCAGAGGCAATTGGCCATCCTAAGGGGTATGAATTCACGATCACTCGTGGAGTAGTCAGTGCTATTCGTAAGCAGCCTGGTGCGATGCTCCGTGCCGGACCTCCAATAGAGTTCATTCAGACCGACACGCCAATCAGTCCCGGAAATTCGGGAGGACCGCTGTTTTTGAAAGACGCAGTCATTGGGGTGAATGATTGGGTGCGAGTTGATAAGGCTTCGCAAAATCTAAATTTCAGCGTGTCTTACAACGAGATTCGTGAGTATCTAAATCGATTTGAAGGGAAGAACAAATGA
- a CDS encoding AraC family transcriptional regulator, whose translation MDVRVGIFPEKIIAVVEHFGSPSLEYLTAKRLNQWKDRYMRDSPSMGNSFAIYHTRRYAVEARLHRVDFGVEVDFPVQPNVYGVVSKVLPSCRCAILRDVGGRYLSNAIDYLQDTWLKTSGEELSGLPVFYHYLNVGPELKAAEMITDVYLPLKGVT comes from the coding sequence ATGGATGTTAGAGTTGGTATTTTTCCAGAAAAGATAATCGCTGTCGTCGAGCACTTCGGCTCTCCTAGTTTGGAATACTTGACAGCAAAGCGACTGAATCAATGGAAGGACCGATACATGAGGGATAGTCCAAGTATGGGCAACTCCTTTGCGATCTACCACACCCGGCGATATGCCGTTGAGGCTCGACTACACCGTGTTGACTTCGGAGTTGAAGTCGACTTCCCCGTGCAACCCAACGTTTACGGAGTGGTGTCTAAGGTGCTCCCGTCATGTCGCTGTGCGATTCTTCGTGATGTCGGTGGGCGCTATCTATCCAATGCTATCGACTATCTACAAGATACTTGGCTTAAAACGTCAGGGGAGGAGTTGAGCGGATTGCCAGTGTTCTATCACTATTTAAACGTTGGCCCTGAACTCAAGGCTGCAGAAATGATTACCGACGTCTACCTGCCGCTGAAAGGGGTAACGTAG
- a CDS encoding PEP-CTERM sorting domain-containing protein has product MLKKFSKAVKVLLVGAAMIPVASLANASIPTHQYRLDGSFSDDMGGADLLGNGGAFVGTNYLFARNQGVTLLADLGSEYTVDLKYSFASHGVWQKIIDFKGLKSDYGLYTHLSDYSFFPAAESFGASAENGIMSRLTATRTTDGIFSLYQDGNLKGSFRDNARSAVQFGNPLSFFIDDRATGGAEAGAGSLDFIRTYSTALSADEVRGLSSTVLTPVPEPSSLAMLVCGLALIGAIGKRRSKSK; this is encoded by the coding sequence ATGTTAAAAAAATTCTCTAAAGCTGTAAAAGTTCTTCTTGTTGGTGCTGCCATGATCCCTGTGGCCTCCCTGGCAAACGCTTCCATTCCAACTCATCAATATAGATTGGATGGCTCTTTCAGTGATGACATGGGAGGTGCAGATCTTCTTGGCAATGGCGGAGCATTTGTTGGAACGAACTACTTGTTTGCCAGGAATCAAGGCGTCACACTTCTGGCTGACTTAGGGTCCGAATACACGGTGGACCTGAAATATTCTTTTGCATCACATGGAGTGTGGCAAAAAATTATTGACTTTAAGGGCCTGAAATCAGATTACGGCCTGTATACCCACTTGAGTGATTACAGCTTTTTCCCTGCAGCTGAGTCCTTTGGTGCTTCTGCCGAAAATGGCATCATGTCTAGACTCACCGCCACCCGTACAACTGATGGAATTTTTAGTCTCTATCAAGACGGTAACTTAAAGGGTAGCTTTCGGGATAACGCAAGATCTGCTGTGCAATTTGGAAACCCTTTGAGTTTCTTCATAGATGACCGAGCAACAGGCGGGGCTGAAGCCGGAGCCGGCTCTTTGGACTTTATTCGTACATACAGCACTGCATTATCTGCCGATGAAGTACGTGGTCTTTCGAGCACTGTGTTGACTCCCGTTCCTGAGCCCAGCTCACTCGCAATGTTGGTTTGTGGTCTTGCCTTGATTGGTGCGATAGGAAAACGAAGAAGCAAGTCGAAGTAA
- a CDS encoding methyl-accepting chemotaxis protein — MTNAKKNQKKQLTSDSHRISLHIKISLIATALILVSFTFTGIVTGIKSSETAENSSINQAKTAAREAANALNIRLSSNVAAISELAAVMISTKRLEQPLQRPQIDEIVKETLSNSTDFIGAAVTWEPNALDGKDSEFANKSPIYDASGRHMPYWTKTKTSEHHVEPIVFGSNPEANEWYETPRKTKLLHFTEPYNYPINGQEVMMASIVAPIIVNGQFLGTASADFSVEQLKNILEGIKVIPDSNLALISNKGVYATNSEASHTGKPASDLPDEGLLAIKKGAQFQYEDSNNIIHILQPVLIHKDIPPWSIKISFKRSTAISASTDLMRYILSASVICAFVTISILLILLSRLFRPLKSLNVAMQGLASGNADLRTKITIKSNDELGIIATNFNVFIGKINDVLLEVRGNADIVASTSSQIAQGNNDLSSRTESQATALEETSASMKQLNEAVKQNALSAKTANSLALEASTVARNCGQVVGEVVKTMQEIQDSSHKIADITAVIDSIAFQTNILALNAAVEAARAGEQGRGFAVVATEVRSLAGRSANAAKEIKQLIGLSVERVEHGTTQVAQAGHTMNEVVRSIGRVADFVGEISSASEEQSLGVSQINDAIASMDQTTQQNAALVEEMAAAANSLKQQASELVNAVDGFGLVITQPIETKEIAVQIAEQPRLDSNVLKISNVPLKQKITTKRDQRITPNQLDKDRSKSKFIEANKDEWENF; from the coding sequence ATGACAAACGCCAAAAAAAATCAAAAAAAGCAACTAACATCAGACAGTCATCGAATTTCATTACATATAAAGATAAGTCTAATTGCGACAGCACTAATCCTAGTAAGTTTTACATTCACTGGAATAGTAACAGGAATTAAATCAAGCGAGACTGCCGAAAACTCATCAATAAATCAGGCAAAGACAGCAGCTAGGGAAGCTGCAAATGCACTGAATATACGTTTATCTTCAAATGTGGCGGCCATTAGCGAATTGGCTGCGGTAATGATCAGCACAAAAAGATTAGAACAGCCACTGCAACGGCCCCAAATTGACGAGATAGTTAAAGAGACACTAAGTAATTCTACAGATTTCATCGGTGCTGCAGTCACTTGGGAACCCAATGCATTGGATGGAAAGGATTCGGAGTTTGCGAACAAAAGTCCAATTTATGATGCTAGTGGTAGACACATGCCATATTGGACAAAAACAAAAACATCTGAGCATCACGTTGAGCCAATTGTTTTTGGTAGCAATCCAGAGGCAAATGAATGGTACGAAACTCCCAGAAAGACAAAGTTACTTCACTTTACCGAACCGTATAACTATCCGATCAATGGCCAAGAAGTAATGATGGCATCGATAGTTGCTCCGATAATTGTAAATGGACAGTTTCTCGGAACTGCAAGTGCTGATTTTTCAGTTGAGCAACTGAAAAATATACTTGAGGGAATCAAGGTGATCCCCGACAGTAATTTAGCTCTGATTTCGAATAAAGGAGTCTATGCAACCAATTCTGAAGCAAGCCATACAGGAAAGCCGGCGTCGGACTTACCTGACGAGGGATTACTTGCCATAAAAAAAGGGGCGCAATTTCAGTATGAAGACAGCAATAATATAATTCATATACTGCAGCCAGTCTTAATACATAAAGACATCCCGCCATGGTCAATAAAAATTAGTTTCAAACGCAGTACGGCAATTTCCGCTTCCACTGACCTTATGCGTTACATACTATCCGCATCTGTGATATGCGCCTTCGTAACAATCTCAATCCTACTAATACTACTATCCAGACTTTTTCGACCACTGAAAAGCCTGAATGTCGCAATGCAAGGTTTGGCAAGTGGAAACGCGGATCTGCGCACAAAAATTACTATTAAATCTAATGATGAACTCGGAATCATCGCCACAAACTTCAACGTCTTCATTGGAAAGATCAATGATGTACTCTTGGAGGTCAGAGGTAATGCTGACATTGTTGCCAGCACGAGCTCTCAGATTGCGCAAGGCAATAACGACCTTTCATCAAGGACGGAAAGTCAAGCCACTGCGCTAGAAGAAACTTCAGCAAGTATGAAGCAACTTAACGAAGCAGTTAAACAAAATGCACTTAGCGCGAAGACCGCCAATAGCTTGGCTCTAGAGGCCTCCACCGTAGCTCGGAATTGTGGGCAAGTCGTCGGAGAGGTAGTAAAGACGATGCAGGAGATCCAGGACTCCAGTCACAAAATTGCCGACATTACTGCGGTAATTGACAGCATAGCGTTTCAGACAAACATCTTGGCCTTGAATGCTGCAGTTGAGGCTGCACGTGCTGGAGAGCAAGGAAGAGGATTCGCGGTTGTAGCAACCGAGGTTAGGTCACTTGCGGGGCGCAGTGCAAATGCAGCAAAAGAGATCAAGCAGCTGATTGGTCTGAGTGTTGAGCGAGTTGAACATGGCACGACTCAAGTAGCTCAAGCAGGACACACAATGAATGAAGTCGTGAGGAGCATCGGGAGAGTTGCAGACTTCGTCGGTGAGATAAGTTCTGCAAGTGAAGAACAAAGTTTAGGAGTTTCACAAATCAATGATGCAATCGCATCAATGGATCAGACCACTCAACAGAATGCTGCTTTAGTAGAAGAGATGGCCGCGGCAGCCAACTCGCTAAAACAACAAGCTAGCGAGCTAGTGAATGCAGTAGATGGCTTTGGATTAGTAATCACGCAACCAATCGAGACAAAGGAAATCGCGGTACAAATTGCTGAACAACCTAGACTCGATAGCAACGTACTAAAAATCAGTAATGTGCCTTTAAAACAGAAAATCACAACTAAAAGAGATCAAAGAATCACACCAAATCAACTAGACAAGGACAGGAGTAAGTCGAAGTTCATTGAAGCTAACAAGGATGAGTGGGAAAACTTTTGA
- a CDS encoding methyl-accepting chemotaxis protein has translation MMHDAIRGDVLLMILGAINQNAKQMTDASRDLEEHAKTFNEAFVHLEDQTLPSEVKLMVESSKPMVQAYIAAGKKTQEIAAIDPNAAGTAIDGFQVAFIQLEEQMAKQADGIVKSVEAARTESHDKVLRSRIQVIVAWMVSTFLLVVGGFFLARVLSQPIAHAASIANALSVGNLSVEIHPTGSDETLQLLKSMENMKCSFARTVRAVKSSADAVATASAEIAQGNNDLSARTEQQASALEETAASMEELGSTVKQNADSARQANQLAMNASTVAIQGGEVVGQVVETMKGINESSRRIADIISVIDGIAFQTNILALNAAVEAARAGEQGRGFAVVASEVRSLAGRSAEAAKEIKTLINASVERVEQGSSLVDKAGETMTEVVSSIRRVTDIMGEISAASSEQSAGVSQVGEAVTQMDQATQQNAALVEEMAAAASSLKSQANDLVQVVAVFRLDDESKGVISGLRSQKQAAGGGSPLATPLLKATLRSNPPQELNFAGPERRVSVGSSASKVAPKRTAKAEASPAKPQQVPTVQALSPPKNSSRVTSAGGDDDWETF, from the coding sequence ATGATGCATGACGCTATCCGCGGTGATGTTTTATTGATGATTCTCGGCGCTATCAACCAGAACGCTAAACAGATGACCGATGCCAGTAGAGACTTGGAGGAGCACGCCAAAACCTTCAATGAAGCTTTCGTGCATCTGGAAGATCAAACCCTGCCATCAGAAGTTAAATTAATGGTGGAAAGCAGCAAACCTATGGTCCAAGCCTATATTGCTGCAGGCAAGAAGACGCAAGAAATTGCGGCCATAGATCCGAACGCTGCAGGTACTGCTATTGATGGGTTTCAGGTGGCATTTATTCAGCTTGAAGAGCAAATGGCAAAGCAAGCCGACGGGATTGTGAAAAGCGTGGAGGCAGCGCGGACCGAATCACACGACAAGGTCTTGCGTTCTAGGATTCAAGTCATCGTCGCTTGGATGGTTTCTACCTTTTTGCTTGTAGTTGGGGGCTTTTTCTTGGCGCGGGTGCTTTCGCAACCTATCGCACATGCGGCATCGATTGCCAACGCTTTATCCGTAGGAAATTTGAGCGTCGAAATTCATCCCACGGGCAGTGATGAAACCTTGCAACTGCTGAAGTCCATGGAAAATATGAAGTGCAGTTTCGCCAGAACGGTGCGCGCCGTGAAAAGCAGCGCCGATGCAGTCGCCACCGCCAGCGCCGAAATCGCCCAAGGCAACAACGACCTCTCCGCCCGCACCGAACAACAAGCCAGCGCTCTGGAAGAAACCGCAGCGTCCATGGAAGAACTCGGCTCCACCGTCAAACAAAACGCCGACTCCGCCCGTCAGGCCAATCAGCTGGCCATGAATGCCTCTACCGTGGCTATTCAAGGTGGAGAAGTCGTCGGCCAAGTCGTGGAGACCATGAAAGGCATCAATGAATCCAGCCGCAGAATTGCAGACATCATCAGCGTCATTGACGGAATTGCCTTCCAGACCAACATACTGGCCCTGAATGCTGCGGTAGAAGCGGCTAGAGCTGGAGAACAAGGCCGGGGCTTTGCAGTCGTAGCCTCTGAAGTCCGGTCTCTCGCAGGACGTTCTGCAGAAGCCGCCAAAGAAATCAAAACCCTGATCAACGCCAGCGTAGAGCGGGTAGAGCAGGGAAGCAGTCTGGTAGACAAAGCCGGTGAAACCATGACCGAAGTGGTCAGCAGCATCCGGCGGGTGACAGACATCATGGGAGAAATCAGTGCCGCCAGCTCAGAACAGAGTGCAGGTGTCTCCCAAGTGGGAGAAGCAGTCACCCAGATGGACCAGGCTACCCAGCAGAACGCCGCCCTGGTGGAAGAGATGGCAGCTGCTGCCAGCAGCCTGAAGAGTCAGGCCAATGATCTGGTTCAAGTAGTGGCAGTGTTCAGGTTGGACGACGAAAGCAAGGGCGTCATTTCTGGTCTTCGCAGCCAAAAGCAGGCTGCCGGCGGCGGCAGCCCCTTGGCTACTCCATTGCTTAAAGCGACATTGCGCTCCAATCCACCCCAGGAGCTCAACTTTGCTGGTCCCGAGCGCAGAGTTTCTGTCGGGTCAAGCGCATCCAAAGTTGCACCTAAACGAACCGCCAAAGCTGAAGCTTCACCAGCCAAACCCCAACAAGTACCTACCGTCCAAGCCCTATCTCCACCCAAGAACAGCAGCCGCGTGACTTCTGCGGGTGGAGATGATGACTGGGAGACCTTTTAA
- a CDS encoding HAD domain-containing protein: MKPMPGLNEILLYLDYDGCLHNRYCLYGFYDGTTFREPEGYELFQYIDLLEELLLPYPQVKIILCTKWLLFFKKADTIKALSPNLRHRVIGTILHRGTNSKKICGKTIGQLAEQDIKKRKPKDWFAICDSIEGWSTTFARKVIFTHYELGISEPKAKRLIRERLELLCKVEQSPAATPSQNSDVNQTSVARSQLRHYRDSLVVVDLLRKFVAAKDKEKDESEPNNHLLRAVEIIKRGDLQPEEILWCVDQLSKKNRLGRSVR; the protein is encoded by the coding sequence ATGAAACCGATGCCTGGCTTAAATGAAATCCTTCTATATCTTGACTATGATGGGTGCCTGCACAACAGGTACTGCTTATACGGTTTTTATGATGGAACCACCTTCAGAGAACCTGAGGGCTACGAACTATTTCAATACATTGATCTGTTAGAAGAGCTTCTTCTTCCTTACCCTCAAGTAAAAATCATATTGTGTACAAAGTGGCTACTTTTCTTCAAAAAGGCGGATACTATAAAGGCACTCAGTCCAAATTTGCGGCATAGAGTTATAGGCACAATCCTCCATAGAGGAACCAACTCAAAGAAAATTTGTGGCAAGACTATTGGGCAACTAGCCGAGCAAGATATCAAGAAACGAAAACCAAAAGATTGGTTTGCAATTTGCGACAGCATAGAAGGTTGGTCAACGACTTTTGCCCGAAAAGTGATTTTTACTCACTACGAGTTAGGCATAAGCGAACCTAAAGCCAAGCGACTCATTCGAGAACGATTGGAGCTCCTTTGTAAAGTGGAACAGTCGCCCGCTGCGACTCCCTCCCAAAATTCGGACGTGAACCAAACTTCTGTCGCCAGAAGCCAGTTGCGTCATTACCGCGATAGTTTAGTAGTAGTGGATTTGCTTAGAAAATTCGTTGCTGCCAAAGACAAAGAGAAGGACGAATCTGAACCAAACAACCACCTTTTGAGAGCTGTAGAGATTATTAAGCGTGGAGATCTGCAACCAGAGGAAATCTTATGGTGTGTTGATCAGCTTTCTAAGAAAAACCGATTGGGTCGCAGTGTCAGATAA
- a CDS encoding DUF2867 domain-containing protein, producing MSFKTTALVTAAICFCLTGIWAFGSAIILTLWGVDYSASAEFVGRRGAALFLGLGVMLLLAQDAEPSQARTSLSVGMIVACITLALLGLLEFALGNAGLGILSAAIVELMIALAFLRIELMTPYTTRVTDLSTNGLGERRAPHTALQMAGAYFCDIHQIEMPRSHKTALQIYLDVVSQTPLWINVLMDIRNFVGKTVLGLKDLGRLESVGEVIASNQMPEGARIGIFTLCHLSDKEVILGDSDKHLTVALSTIKETRELQDVITVTTVVRVHNTLGRIYMLFVVPVHRIIVPTLLKRGVANANNFSY from the coding sequence ATGTCCTTTAAGACCACCGCACTAGTAACTGCAGCAATCTGCTTTTGTCTGACGGGTATTTGGGCCTTTGGCTCCGCGATCATCTTGACCCTATGGGGAGTTGACTATTCCGCATCCGCAGAGTTTGTGGGACGACGCGGTGCAGCGCTATTTTTAGGCTTGGGTGTGATGCTGCTGCTGGCTCAAGACGCTGAGCCGTCTCAGGCCAGAACTTCGCTCAGCGTCGGGATGATTGTCGCCTGCATTACGCTGGCCTTGCTAGGCTTACTCGAGTTTGCTCTTGGCAACGCCGGCTTAGGGATACTGTCTGCGGCCATCGTCGAGTTGATGATTGCGCTGGCATTCTTGCGCATCGAGCTGATGACGCCATACACAACCAGAGTAACAGACCTAAGTACAAATGGCCTAGGCGAGAGGCGTGCCCCACACACAGCACTGCAGATGGCAGGTGCCTACTTTTGCGATATTCACCAGATTGAAATGCCAAGGTCCCACAAGACCGCCTTGCAGATTTACCTTGACGTCGTTTCGCAGACACCTTTATGGATCAATGTCCTAATGGACATTAGAAATTTTGTAGGCAAAACAGTCCTTGGCCTCAAAGACTTGGGTCGTTTGGAGAGCGTGGGGGAAGTCATTGCTTCAAACCAGATGCCTGAAGGCGCGCGGATTGGTATTTTTACCTTGTGCCACCTGTCAGACAAAGAAGTGATATTAGGGGATTCCGACAAGCACTTGACCGTTGCGCTGTCGACCATCAAAGAGACTCGAGAGCTTCAAGATGTCATTACCGTCACCACAGTAGTTCGTGTGCACAACACTTTAGGACGTATCTACATGTTGTTCGTAGTTCCAGTGCACAGAATTATCGTGCCCACGCTACTAAAGCGGGGCGTCGCAAATGCGAATAATTTCTCTTACTAG
- a CDS encoding substrate-binding periplasmic protein — MNIFSKKKAFATICGLLSIEVALAADLNVCMIELKPWAFMAGDPQNSRIVGVMADILIEFKKRTGLEFKSRLLPYARLELELERGSCDIALMAWSDRRSNYAFKGTAFMPLEFGVIAKKGVRLRKYEDLSSLNISVTQGLSICPEFDNDTSLKKQLDKDNLTGVRKVEYQRADAVAGSLLTLRYLIQQEGLDYKFGESLMLKRNEFSTAYSKKSLNIDDYKQIDLYFASMQADGTIKRILNSWYGIK; from the coding sequence ATGAATATATTTTCAAAGAAGAAAGCATTTGCTACCATCTGCGGACTATTGTCAATCGAAGTGGCATTAGCTGCCGATCTCAACGTTTGCATGATTGAGCTCAAGCCCTGGGCTTTTATGGCCGGCGACCCTCAGAACTCCCGAATAGTGGGTGTTATGGCAGATATTCTTATTGAATTTAAGAAGCGAACTGGGCTCGAGTTTAAGTCAAGACTACTTCCATATGCACGGCTGGAGTTGGAGTTGGAACGAGGCAGTTGCGATATTGCATTGATGGCCTGGTCCGATCGACGTTCAAACTACGCTTTTAAAGGCACAGCATTCATGCCTCTGGAATTTGGAGTCATTGCCAAAAAAGGAGTCCGACTTCGAAAGTATGAGGACTTATCATCTCTCAACATCAGTGTCACGCAAGGATTAAGCATCTGTCCAGAATTTGATAATGATACTAGTTTGAAAAAGCAGCTCGATAAAGATAACCTTACAGGAGTTCGAAAGGTAGAGTATCAGAGAGCAGATGCGGTTGCAGGTTCACTGCTTACTCTACGATATCTTATTCAGCAAGAAGGTCTCGACTACAAATTTGGAGAAAGCTTAATGCTGAAACGGAATGAGTTTTCCACAGCCTACTCGAAGAAGTCTCTTAATATTGATGATTACAAGCAGATAGATCTTTATTTTGCTTCCATGCAAGCCGATGGAACCATAAAAAGAATTTTGAATAGTTGGTACGGCATCAAGTAA